From Aricia agestis chromosome 11, ilAriAges1.1, whole genome shotgun sequence, a single genomic window includes:
- the LOC121731684 gene encoding pollen-specific leucine-rich repeat extensin-like protein 1 produces MCASGVMRSVVLAAIVACAVARPEPPSSYGPPAASYGAPAPQYGPPQPIVHKHVYVHVPPPDNELPRPQKQIYVPPPQKHYKIVFIKAPTPPTPTAPIIPVQPQNEEKTLVYVLVKKPEDQPDIVIPTPAPTQPSKPEVYFIRYKTQKQEGYPAAAPAPQYGPPASAPSSEYGAP; encoded by the exons ATGTGTGCATCAGGG GTAATGAGGTCGGTGGTGTTGGCCGCCATCGTGGCGTGCGCGGTCGCTCGGCCGGAGCCGCCGTCGTCCTACGGGCCCCCGGCGGCGTCGTACGGGGCGCCGGCGCCGCAGTACGGCCCGCCGCAGCCGATAGTGCACAAACACGTGTACGTGCACGTCCCGCCGCCGGACAACGAGCTGCCGCGCCCGCAGAAGCAGATATACGTTCCGCCGCCGCAGAAGCACTACAAGATCGTGTTCATCAAGGCGCCGACCCCGCCGACGCCGACCGCGCCCATCATCCCAGTCCAGCCGCAGAACGAGGAGAAGACCCTCGTGTACGTCCTGGTGAAGAAGCCCGAGGACCAGCCCGACATCGTCATCCCCACGCCCGCGCCCACGCAGCCTTCCAAACCGGAGGTCTACTTCATCCGGTACAAGACCCAG AAACAAGAAGGATACCCAGCAGCCGCCCCCGCACCACAGTACGGACCCCCGGCTTCTGCTCCTTCCTCGGAATATGGCGCCCCCTAA